Within the Dermacentor silvarum isolate Dsil-2018 chromosome 8, BIME_Dsil_1.4, whole genome shotgun sequence genome, the region TACTAAATAGACGGTGTGAGCTCCAAAAAAAGCACTAGCAACTTCTGCCGAGCATATACTTGGCATACAACACGGAGCGTTCGGCCAAGCCAATCTGTCAACGgctcatagatggcgccactgccaaTGCAATATGGCGGCACACATGAAAAAATTCACCCTGTCTCATTACGAGTGTTAACACCATGAATTACCCGCAGCAGCTATTTGTGATGCCACTGGTTTTGGTTAGATTAGATTGGATAGGCTGAAGGGATTAGAAGGGTTAGTTTCAAAACTGACATACCACTCCCAACTGATTTAGTCTTTCCTCCTTTTAACGGAGCACGTTTGTGTTAGGTGTCACTGTTGCATGATTGAAGCGGACCAGTgtgcacttttttctttttttgagcaaGGGAACATACGGATCAGCCAGAAACATCACTCGTTCAGTCATTATTGTTTGTTGCTTTTTGTCTGTGTATGACACTACCAGCCGGAGTCATTGATGCCATTACATACCATTTCTTTAATACTTAGAGCTTATAGTTATAGTTTGTTTTGCATTAGAGTGATTGGCTTTTGTTTCATATGTAGATGTTCGTTCTGCTGTTGGTCTAATTCTCGACTTTCATTTCCAGGGTTCATGTCCCAACCAGTCTCTACGCCCTCCACCACCTTTGCATCAGATGCCTCATTTGCCGCAGCCTTTGGTTCAGTGCCACCTGCGGCTGCCTCGGGTAAGGGTTTTCACCAAGGATTCAAGGACGCCAGTTTTGACAGAGCTGCGTATGGATTCTGTTGCACACAGGAAAACTTCTGAAGTTCACATTTCAGGCTTACGGTACAAGGTAAAGGTAGATAACACCAAGGGTCAAAATGCTTTGCTAATTTGTCTTGTTGATTTAGTCTTTCAGTCAATTTCTGTTGATGAAACATCTGGGCCGGTACAACATAATTCCTTCCACTtaattctatgccactcttaccATCCATTGTTCAAGACCAgctgattccgttgataacgtGGTCAAAGCACAACTGATGAATCGCAGCATAGAATGGCACTGGAATAGAATTGTTGCAATATCCTAGCCATGGTAATTTGAGTCATTACTTGATTGAAAAAGTGATTTGCAGGATGTAAATCTTGTTCCTTACTTAGACGTGAATAAAGTAGCCACCGCTTACCACAGACGGAACCCTGACAACCTCCAAGCATACAATTAAAGGCGTTCCGATGGTCTGATATGTTGGCGCTTGGGTAGCATGTTTTGGCCATGTGCAGGCCTTGGGAATACCGTACTTACACGACAGTAGGTTGAACACGAATATAAGTTGACCCCTATATGTTTGACTGGCCGAGAAATTGGGCGGAGATGTGGGTCTTTGACCGAAAATTTAAAAAATCTTTATTCATTGAGGTATGGCACTGAGGTCTAAATATGAGGTCCATTTTTGTTTATCTCCTTTGATTCTAATTTTATGAAAGTGTCCTTTAAATATTTTCTGCAGAGATTTGCAAAATATCTTACGCTTAAATTTTGCTAAATAGGGTATCAATGActtctgtatgattcaaggaatgtcataagaccaaccttattgccCTGCCTTACCTAGAACATGAGTTGCAAGGTTTTGAAGTTGAAACTCGAGAATGTTTTTCTGGTACTTAACTTTGAAGTCTTGGAATTCGTGTTCTGGATAAGGCAtagcaataaggttggtcttacggcattccttgaatcatacagaatCCATTAATACCCTGTTCAGCGAAATCTAAAGAACAAATATTTCGCGAACTTATGCAAAAAACTATTTCGAGGAAGCTCACATAAAATTAGAACCAGAGGAGATTACCAAAAATCGACTGCATATTCAAAATAAGCACATATCATTACATATATGTACAACTTTTCAGCGCCATATCGTgaagagtaattttttttttttttcgaaagtccACTCACCCCTTATGAAACACAATTAGAATATAGGTTGAcctgttttttattttttttttacgaaaaacATTGAACATCACACTTTTGTTTACCATAAGCTCGTCTACTAAATCTTGCCAGTCAATGTCACAAGCTGCACCTACATCAGAACTACCAGAGAAGTCATCTGCCTTGGATGCTTGGTAGGCAGCCTCGGCACCATAAATATTATCCTTGGTGCCACCAAGTGCGTTGAAGGTGGAACGTTTCTCAAAACCAGCCTGAATAATCTTCAGGCTGACTTTACGGCAGGCGCGACAAAGGAACTCCGTTATCACTGTACTGCTGGCTTTGTGCACGAGTAAAGGTCGAGATTCTTAGGTCCTAAATTTATTGGTGAATTTTCAAGTAACATTTTCGAAAAAAGATCGACCTATAGTTGTAAATCCTCTCAACGAAGCCTTTGGGACAGGAAATTAGCTTCGTTGTAAGCAGTATTTTGTTCAAAGCGGAGGAGCCATTGAAGAGTCGTAGTAATGCGAGAATACGAAAAACTTTGAGTAAAAAAATATTCCGTACAAAGTAATTTCgctataacgaggatttactgtaCGTTAGTTCTTGTTGACCTCCTCCATGTGTAGACATAATGCAGATCATGGTGACAGCCTTTGTCTCCCGCTACTGAAGTGTCCAACTGGTTGTGGCAGTTGCATGGCATTTTCCAAACTGTTGGGAGCTTCTTATGGCGACAAAAAGGCTTCCCAAAGCAACGCTGCAGAACAACACTAAATCACTTTACAATACTATAATGGTAAAGTATGATTTTTTTACTACTCTATTCTCAGTTTGACGGGAAATATTTATAGTATTTAGTGCTTGAGAAAGCAAAGCCCGAACTTTCTGGCGCAGGAAACGTTCTCACTGCCTGCTGATTTGTCTTTAGTTTTTTTAGAATGTTATGGAGACCTTTACCAAACACAGTTAACAAAACCGGGCCAAGTACATGCTGTCGAAATGAAGTTCATGATAAACTGGTTTGGGAGTGTCAATGCCGCGTTGCCACCTGCCTTTTGGTTTTTTTGCCTTTTATGGCTTACCAAGCTACTTCACTCAGTAAGAGTGGCCATTTTGCTACTGCAGAAGCATAATTTACTAACGCAGCTTAGCTTTATAGGCCTCTTATGGTCCCTTTAAGGGGGGGACCTTACTCTTTAGAGCCGGAAATTGGTCCAAATATCGCGTTCATTTGCTCCAGGTTGGTGTAGAACATTTATTTTTGCTTGGACTCCTGTATCATCCTTGGTTTATTTGGCCTTTGCCACAATCACTATTAACATGTTCTGAaatgtttttaggggcgaagctccttagggtgtgggtctgtccctcctctgtagtagtagtcgtcgtagtaggtagccacgtctacttttatgagaaaaaaaattccgagggTTGTGGCcatagcggaatcgaaccagggacccctcgcttctgaacgcgtggcgctaaccactacgccacgaagcgcacatggacagacgcaccacgatggcaataaatactcaacattaacgaaagactgcgcgtttctaacgcgtttgtgctagcgcgttaaggcccgtgcaagaagctggtgtaagacgctgtggcctctccgccttacccccgtattcataaacgctgatggcgtcggcaaacgtggtgcacgttccggcatgtgtaaacggctgcgtaagacgctgttgcctctcccccttactagagagtactgcacgtttctaacgcgtttgtgctagcgtccccttaagcgggagatagtgcaattataatgaaaggcgctgttataaaataggaatgacgtcacatatggcgcgtgtcattggtggaagtcaatcgttcgatttagtgcggcgagactgggcgaattacacggaagattcacggtttaccgatgattccctccggagcttcgcccactcatcatcattcaccccgtggatatgctgtttttttctcattttctcaaAACAGCATTTTTGGTGTCAGTTTTGGAGCAATGATATCTCTGGTTCTACGTGTCCTATCaacacaattattttttttttttcagaaaggtAGGCATTTGGAGTGCAATAGGCCTATACTAAAACAAATATTACAGAAATTCTCTAAGTAGTAATTTGCCCTGGGTGCTATGGGTTCATATACTTTAAAAGTTTGCCATGGATAAAGGTTTGCTCTCACTTGATATAAAATTGGCCTAGAACACTGTTCTTGCTGTTTTACACTCTTTGTTGGTTCCAGATCATTTTTGTATGCCAATCTTTATTACGCCATATATAGTTTAGTAAATTGCTCACCCCCAAGCAAGTTGTGCAAGAGTCTGAATTTTCTGAAACATTATTTACTCTGAAATAAAACCGAATGTATATCTTCAATTAGCACATTGAAGTACATCGGTTCAGCAAGTTTCATCAAATTTTAaccagaaataaaaaataatttgacgtgcACAGTCCCCCCcctcaagaggaagctttagcttggggctcctatctaaatacatgggaaaggagaaatcgtttttctcggcagccaatgcaccaaatttgaggtttgttgcatttaaaagaagctAAAATCCAGTGACTGCCAGTTGGAAATTTTTTGTCTAGCTCATCAAGTTTTTAATAAATTGGCAAAAATCGCAAACTTCCAGAAAataactatcaagtttacaactctaactcagcaatgaaaagcgatatcacaattctgaAACTGctcctaatagtacatctaaagtggaTTTCGCTCTGTGCTATTGCAGAAATAGAAAGCACGGTAGCTTATACTGAAGCTAAATGGTTGTTAAATTGTGGCAGCTAAATTTTAAAGCATGCATATATATGTAGAAAATAATCAGTTCCATTCGGAATAGTAAATCAGTCGAATATGTGAAGCGAGATATTCGCGACTAATGCAGCTAGTCATGTGCATGGCACAATGACATACCCCCTAAATCTACGGCATTTAGTTGGTTTAAACATGTGAAGAGCTCTTGTTGTAAATGTttggtatatatattttttttctttctcgcggACGTGTGCACACGCTTCTATTGAATCATTCAGTCAGATCATTCTCTTTGGCCATCTGCGTGCCATGAAATGCGGCTCCAGTATCGGCATTCTGTTATGCTGCAAGTAGCGACTTCTTAAAATTTTATCGCTCTTACAATGCAAGGCCTTCGGGATCAGCACGTGCCTTCATTAAGCTTTGAAAGAAGAGTATCGTGCTGCATAGTCGTGTTTCATTCGCCATTCACCCCAGTGCACGATAAGACTACGGACCTTGCTGTAAATTTGTTTTTAGCATAGCAGACACCCAAAGagaaccaaagaaaaaaaaaagtgcatgacTGCGAGGTGAGGTGGGGAGTGCTCATAGATTTCCAAGCATTAAATGcatttagctcccgttgtcgacgaccttcaaagtgaccttgagccaaaaacCAGAGCCGTTATCTAAACGCGATCATCCAGGCACTCAAACGAGATCAtccaggcaaccagtcaaaagggttgggggccagaaaAATGAGGtttctggcccccaacccttttacaggaccgcattacatacgctagatacTCCCCAaataagttacaaaaaatattgcttccgatttcttccttcctaatgtttgttcacaatatcactcaagctgtaacttctagtacactgAAGTTTTGTCATTTTCAATAGCGATGTTCAAAAGGCAAATAGAGAGGTTGCCTGGGCTCTTTTGAATGCCATAAGTCGTGAGCGGTCCGTGACAAGAAAAGTAGCAGCAGAcactgagcgcgctgcactgttgggaGAAGAAAAGTGATTAAAGGCGGTGCAAAAGACTCCATATGACAGACAGCAagacaggcagcaaaagacgccatatagtagtcatttcatgcttacatgtaCTCTCGactacgggagagccagcattttttttaatgtaaaatTTACGTCTCCTGTTTGTATTATCTACATAGTAGTATTCAAGGCCACCTTTATTTGCGCTGCTGATGAAGTAAGTCATATACTTTTAACTATGGCAAACATTATTGCCAACTGGCTGCACCTTGGACGCTAACAATCTTTGTAAACAAGTTAGCTTACTGATGTCTGAATTCAGAGGGGATTTTTAACCCGTTCAGACTGTTAAAAAAATCTGGCCAGTTTACTTTTTCATAGAACAGGTCTTGTCGCTATATTCTAAATAAACAATTTGACCGAAACAATAACGAATCCTGGCCTTGGCTCGATATATTTATCGATGAGCGTACTAAGAAGCATCCAGAAGGCCCCAAGCAACTTAGTCCTGTTCTAATATGGCAGTCAGCTCTATTTAATGACAAGGGGCATCATTTATGAACAATCAAAATGTAAACCTCCTAAATCGTGAGATATAATCACCGCAGCGAAGCGATATCATGTGATCCCACTTTCAACACAAGAACGATTGCGCGCGAACGCTTGCAGTGGTGGCCCTCGCTCTAAATAATGGTTCATTCGAACTTTTGATAAAGCATACTTCATAATGTGCAGTACAATGACTGAAACTTGCTAATGTAGCAAATACTGGAATGTCAGCATtgctatacagtcgaacccactcaAACAATATTGAAATGGCACGAAAATTctattgttataaccgataattgttgtAACCGGGttacaagaaaaacaaaatacaGGGATGGCATAGCTGTTGTGAAAAAACTATAATGGCGGGGAGGCATATGTCCCTCCTGAACACCTTCCTCCATCCTGGCTGCTAGTTTGTGTTGACTTTTAACTGTTAAATTCTGCTTCCTGCGTGCTTCCGATCGTTTGTAACAAGGCACGGCTGTTGGTGTTGCACTGCTATAACAACTTGCAAAACGGGGTCACGGGcggcaagtgacatgcgagctcTGCCCAGGCATCactttggtggcctcaaaaggggccttttaaaaaatGCGAGGTTGCCGTGGCAGCCTCTCAGTTTGAGAAGTCCAGAAGAAATGCTTGGGCGAGATCGCCACGAGCATCTCGCCAcggcttgcacgagaaaacctcACGTCCGTCAGCCTTGCTTGCTTTATGCGAAGCTTGGCGACATCCTTCTCCAAGCTATCCAGGTGTTCCACAGTATTTCAGTGGAAGGTCCCCATGCTAAAACGAAGTCCCGCAGGGTCTGAATCATCTGCAGGGCTTCCTGCGAGGACATTGAGGCAGCCTGCCCTGCCACGTCATCGCTGCTATCGTTGCTATCCGATGCAAGCACAATCGCGACGATTGCCTCATCGGTTAAAGCACTTCGTTTCCAAATATATAGCAGTGCGCTTTCTTTTCACCAGCAATGCCGTGCATTGCCAATGATCAGCAGTAGGATCAGCCGTCCTCCATTTCAGTGACGAGTCTAACGAGGCCGAGAAACCACATCGCCAGGAACGACTTCGACGCAACCAGCAAAGATCCAAGCACGTAGAGCCATTGGCAGAACTGCATGGAATGAGGGGCCAGCCGGCCAGCGCGCACTCTTGGTGCCGGAGCGCCATCAAGCTATCAGTGCAGTTGGAGCGGTTCATTCGTGTTTCGTAGGGAGGTGCGGtgtagagctatgggcgcagcccattaGTTTTCTGAGGGGTGGAAGGGCGACGGGAGAGAGGTGCGCAATGCagagaaggctggaaaacagcgCGGCGAGGTGCGGCGGCTCAAATATCTTATTTTCAAGGATTTCGCATTCCGTTacctttcggcacggacacccagtggCCTGACTTCATTATATCCGATAATGCGGcctgggggcattgtagtaagcgggttatttcaccatagaaacatacaaaagttgacggtgcagcagcttctcattgttataactaATATATTGTTAAAATCGGTATCGTtttaagtgggttcgactgtataacaaTGGTGAAAAAGacttcattattcgaaaactatttgaAAAGTTTTCGCTTCAATTCTCttttggcactattcgattcgtactcTGTTCGGTCTCAGAAATTGCTATTTGCACATACTTGGATGTTAGAGAGCCTTGCTAGATCCTTCACATCCCCAGATGAGGAAGAGGAGGTGCACCCTACCGTGGGTGGGTTGACCCTGCCCACACTTGAGCCCCCACCACCACGTTCCTCATCACCATCACCCACGGCCGAGTTGATGCGAGGTGCCGGCACCACTCCCATCCTGGCGCATATGCCAGAGCCTGGCTTTGGCGATCTGGACACCTCGGAGGAGCCCTGGCCCAGTGAGCCCTTCGAGCCAGCTACTACTGCTGCAACTGCTGCTACCACCAGCAGTGCCGCCTCGTCTGGCTGGCTGGGCTTCGACCAGGGCCGGCCACACGAGACCACGTCCACCGCAGTGTCCAGGCCAGCGATGGCGAAGACAGTTGTATCTGGATCAGCGATGCCTGGCACAGCGATGACCGGTTCGACAATGCCTGGCACAGTAATGCCTGGCACAGCGATGGCCGGTTCGACAATGCCTGGCACAGCGATGGCTGGTTCAGTGATGCCTGGTGCGGCGATTCCCAGTTCGGTGGCGATGCCTGGCACAGCGATTCCCAGTTCTATGGCGATGCCCGGGGCTGCAATGGCAGGTGCTGCGATGCCTGGAACTGTATTGGTTGGCCCTGCAATGGCCAGTCCAGCGATGCCCGCTTCAGCAGTGGGTGCACCATTGCCTGGTGCAGCCATAGTCAAGCCACCAGCCAGGCCGGCTTCGGCCCTGGATGACCTCAACTTTGCCATTCAGCAAGCCATGGGCGGTGTCTCGTCGCCTGCTCACAGTGCAGTCCCATCAGGTGGCGCAGTGTTGCGCTCTGTATCCCTTGGTTGGCATGAAAGCCTTGGTTATATTCTCTTTGGTTGTCGTTTGTTGAGTTTGCATGTTGAGGTTGTTTATATTGGCACATTGTAGTTGTCGGCAGCTTGACACACTCCCTGTACTCATCGTTGCAGGTCTGGACTCATTTGGAGACGTGCTTCAGCCTCGGCCACTTATGAGTGGGCTGGCCAGCCCTGCAACCAGTGCACCCACAGCTTGTGAAGCACCACTAGCAGCCTCAAAGGCTCCAGCTTCGACGGGGGGTGGCCTGCTGAAGGGCGACTTGGATGCTACACTGGCTAGTCTTGCACAAAACCTGGACATCAATGGCCCAAAGCAGGCTGCGGCACGCAAGTAAGTCTACAGTGGGGCTCATGCACAGTTCACCAGCCTTTCTGAGGAGGTTTTTCAATAGTCGGACTTTTGATGCCAGCCTTCTTAATATAACAACCCACTTCACAACTTCCTTCATGCTGAGACAGATGTGCCTGTGATCCTCACTGTCAGTATTGCTTAGCACAGACCTGTAATGTGCTAAGCAATACTGACAACAAAAAGCTGCCAGTGTTAACATCTTTCACCTTGTTAGTGGTTTACAACTGCTTCATGCAGCAGGACACAGCACAGTGAGCGGACAATTGACACTGACTGCATCAAAAACAGCTCTTCTCAGTAAAATGTTTCTACAATGCCTCTGAAACAATTCTGGCTAAATTGGCACAGCTTTGGTCATTTCCTTCCAAAGTACAGAAGGGGGCAATTATGCAAGCTTCAGAACTCTCTATCGTAGTTGTGCTACGTGCTTGTACAGGACTTCAGGCGGAGGCCACCAGTGGGGGTCACCCAAGCCAGCTGGCAAGACCGGTGGCACCAACTGGACTCCAGTTGGTGGAGCGTGGGCTGGCAGTGGCTCCCCTCAGCACCTCTTCCAGCCACAGCCACAACCGGTGAGGCTCCTTTTAAGGTGCTCCACCTGGCAAGACAGTGTAATGTAAAGACCTTGTTTCAATCGTTCACAAAGAGCTCAATGCCTTCTACCAGTGGTTCTCAGCTTTGTCATGGACCCAGTGACCCACTCAGAAACAACCTTgagtaagctttttttttttatatatacaaaTGCAGTTATTGTTACTTTCTCCAGTTTTTGTAATATCTGTTGCTAGTGTTGCAACTGCAATCTCCTGAGCTGTCTGGTGCTTCACACTGTGATGCAGACGGTACCGGCAGCCCCCGTGGCAGGTGCACAGTGGGGACCCATGGGGGGCACCTTTGGACCCACGCCTCTGGTGCCATTCCGACCTCAAATGGGAGCACAGCCCCCTATGATGACTGCGGCAGCACCCGGCATGTTCGGCGCCCCGGCACCTGCACCGAGCAGCCAGCCTGCTGTCAACGACCCTTTTGGCGCCCTCTGAAGCTTCAGGTATATAAAAGCCTCTGCACCACGTCAATGAAAGTTCATTCAATAGATGTTCCCTTGGACTCCTTCAGCTATGCCAGTGAAGCTGCGTTCCTACAGCTTCTCTGGTATGGCTAAATGTACagcttcccttttttttctttcttggaataTGTTGCCCAGTTTAAaagtaggggtgtgtgaatactcGAATATTTGATTTTGAATTGAATAGTGATTGTTCAAATAATTCAATTCACGAATTGTATATCTAATATTTAGTATTGTGAATTTTCGACATGGCCATACTATTGGCCACACTGTCTAGCCCGTTAGGCCTAATTGGAGCTGTGTCGTGCGAAGTTGCTGTGGGCCTCCCGATTTGAGAACTCTTTACCGTTGGCACCGATAACGACACGGTGCCGTGCCGAGTGATGGGGCACGTCCCCTACTTTTGTCTGTCGCACATATTGgcattaactctttccctaccattgggaaaataggtgtttttgtaggttacgccagatatttttttctgaaggaactactgcactcaatattttctctaatacataaacaaaaagcaaaatgattgcacctcacgcaaagttttattaacgagatgtgtGTCAAGAAGAGATATAAATTGCCGAAATCAAGATTGTTAAATAAatttgaacaaagtttgtaaagacatgcttgtatcgactaagaaaaaaatgtagtgATATATGAGATGTACAAAATATATTGCTGTCTAATAAACATTATCTCCAAAAAAAtccaaatttttcattgaacaagtattctgctacaaaaatttaactgcaagcgcTACAGTTGGGTGTTCCGGGCTGCAGCCACTGATGTTGTGGGCTGGTTTCGTTCCTCGTCGCTCTCATtatcaaagtccgacgaaaaagtagcatcctcagactcgctgCTGCGAGTCCGAGGACAAAATCAGCCGCAGACACAGCAAAGTCACGAGATCTGCAATCTTTAGAAGCACGCGCCACTCGCAGAGgcagccatttttgctttctactttgaggATCCTGAAACTTTGGAGCACGTTTAAAAATTATCGCCTGGCAGGgaaaaagtgaactgcttagaaaacaaaaatatagctctcctccttcacgtccaatAGCTCAGTGTGTCCGTGCGCGATATGGAAGGTCTCAAAAGCAGCGTTTCAAACCATTGACAGTGGATTGACAATGTCCAGTGGGTGCAGTACAGAAAGAGTTGACAAGCTGATGATAACCCACAGAAACAACCCGCCATAAAGATGGAAAAACCCTTGTTTTCTGGAAGAGAACTGGAAAGCAATAGTACTTTCAAGGCAACAGAAGATTGCCATTAAACACAGAAAACCCCATTGGTATTCCGCCGGACAACTTCACTATTCAGCTTCAGAGGGAAAAAGCACTATAAAGTCCAGACATcctattaataaaaaaaattcaccgatggtTACGATAATTTCTAatccgaaatttgagcgcagctctaaaCGCGTTtgcatttcgcgatatattgaggcatcgcaccgatcaccgcaccgactggcagagccgcaATGCGCGATGCTATAAATAGACCGGCCACATAATTGCCCCTTCCCGGCAACTGAAGCTTAAGCAATCGAAATCTTTACCAGGAAATGCTTGTTCGAATATTTGCACAACACTATTGTTAAGCAATGTGATTAGCTtcctgagcatgtgcagcactgtcTTTGCCTAAATTTGGAAGCATGAAAGTTTGTGTtaaattttctgatattcaatattcgattcaatattcggCTTTGTTTTCTTGATTCAA harbors:
- the LOC119460802 gene encoding phosphatidylinositol-binding clathrin assembly protein-like isoform X3 — encoded protein: MSKMSGQSLNDRLMAARHTIAGQGLARVVCKATTEEVIGPKKKHLDYLLHCTNEPNVSIPQLANLLIERAQNTNWVVVFKSLVTVHHLMCYGNERFTQYLASSNCTFQLGTFVDKTGVQAGFDMSTFIRRYAKYLTEKAVSYRTVAFDFCKVKRGKEDGTLRTMPTDKLLKTVPALQSQLDALLEFDCTANDLTNGVISSAFMLLFRDLIRLFACYNDGIINLLEKYFDMNKKHCREALDIYKKFLIRMDRVAEFLKVAEAVGIDKGDIPDLTKAPSSLLDALEQHLAALEGRKGGTATSAISATRVNSNVQSAVSALSCTSSAFGSAGGTGAEINGVRVDEASVRRALEEEAAALNQLKPALGSAEERHLKEAEASTNPFLSASPEPPAASAAASSSEPVLDLFSAAPASDDLLCLGNPFAEPSPAPPPPPTVQSPQQQQQQQQQQLAFAHFTANGFMSQPVSTPSTTFASDASFAAAFGSVPPAAASDEEEEVHPTVGGLTLPTLEPPPPRSSSPSPTAELMRGAGTTPILAHMPEPGFGDLDTSEEPWPSEPFEPATTAATAATTSSAASSGWLGFDQGRPHETTSTAVSRPAMAKTVVSGSAMPGTAMTGSTMPGTVMPGTAMAGSTMPGTAMAGSVMPGAAIPSSVAMPGTAIPSSMAMPGAAMAGAAMPGTVLVGPAMASPAMPASAVGAPLPGAAIVKPPARPASALDDLNFAIQQAMGGVSSPAHSAVPSGLDSFGDVLQPRPLMSGLASPATSAPTACEAPLAASKAPASTGGGLLKGDLDATLASLAQNLDINGPKQAAARKTSGGGHQWGSPKPAGKTGGTNWTPVGGAWAGSGSPQHLFQPQPQPTVPAAPVAGAQWGPMGGTFGPTPLVPFRPQMGAQPPMMTAAAPGMFGAPAPAPSSQPAVNDPFGAL
- the LOC119460802 gene encoding phosphatidylinositol-binding clathrin assembly protein-like isoform X2, which encodes MSKMSGQSLNDRLMAARHTIAGQGLARVVCKATTEEVIGPKKKHLDYLLHCTNEPNVSIPQLANLLIERAQNTNWVVVFKSLVTVHHLMCYGNERFTQYLASSNCTFQLGTFVDKTGVQAGFDMSTFIRRYAKYLTEKAVSYRTVAFDFCKVKRGKEDGTLRTMPTDKLLKTVPALQSQLDALLEFDCTANDLTNGVISSAFMLLFRDLIRLFACYNDGIINLLEKYFDMNKKHCREALDIYKKFLIRMDRVAEFLKVAEAVGIDKGDIPDLTKYFEVFLISFANRTSEAPSSLLDALEQHLAALEGRKGGTATSAISATRVNSNVQSAVSALSCTSSAFGSAGGTGAEINGVRVDEASVRRALEEEAAALNQLKERHLKEAEASTNPFLSASPEPPAASAAASSSEPVLDLFSAAPASDDLLCLGNPFAEPSPAPPPPPTVQSPQQQQQQQQQQLAFAHFTANGFMSQPVSTPSTTFASDASFAAAFGSVPPAAASDEEEEVHPTVGGLTLPTLEPPPPRSSSPSPTAELMRGAGTTPILAHMPEPGFGDLDTSEEPWPSEPFEPATTAATAATTSSAASSGWLGFDQGRPHETTSTAVSRPAMAKTVVSGSAMPGTAMTGSTMPGTVMPGTAMAGSTMPGTAMAGSVMPGAAIPSSVAMPGTAIPSSMAMPGAAMAGAAMPGTVLVGPAMASPAMPASAVGAPLPGAAIVKPPARPASALDDLNFAIQQAMGGVSSPAHSAVPSGLDSFGDVLQPRPLMSGLASPATSAPTACEAPLAASKAPASTGGGLLKGDLDATLASLAQNLDINGPKQAAARKTSGGGHQWGSPKPAGKTGGTNWTPVGGAWAGSGSPQHLFQPQPQPTVPAAPVAGAQWGPMGGTFGPTPLVPFRPQMGAQPPMMTAAAPGMFGAPAPAPSSQPAVNDPFGAL
- the LOC119460802 gene encoding phosphatidylinositol-binding clathrin assembly protein-like isoform X5, which codes for MCYGNERFTQYLASSNCTFQLGTFVDKTGVQAGFDMSTFIRRYAKYLTEKAVSYRTVAFDFCKVKRGKEDGTLRTMPTDKLLKTVPALQSQLDALLEFDCTANDLTNGVISSAFMLLFRDLIRLFACYNDGIINLLEKYFDMNKKHCREALDIYKKFLIRMDRVAEFLKVAEAVGIDKGDIPDLTKYFEVFLISFANRTSEAPSSLLDALEQHLAALEGRKGGTATSAISATRVNSNVQSAVSALSCTSSAFGSAGGTGAEINGVRVDEASVRRALEEEAAALNQLKPALGSAEERHLKEAEASTNPFLSASPEPPAASAAASSSEPVLDLFSAAPASDDLLCLGNPFAEPSPAPPPPPTVQSPQQQQQQQQQQLAFAHFTANGFMSQPVSTPSTTFASDASFAAAFGSVPPAAASDEEEEVHPTVGGLTLPTLEPPPPRSSSPSPTAELMRGAGTTPILAHMPEPGFGDLDTSEEPWPSEPFEPATTAATAATTSSAASSGWLGFDQGRPHETTSTAVSRPAMAKTVVSGSAMPGTAMTGSTMPGTVMPGTAMAGSTMPGTAMAGSVMPGAAIPSSVAMPGTAIPSSMAMPGAAMAGAAMPGTVLVGPAMASPAMPASAVGAPLPGAAIVKPPARPASALDDLNFAIQQAMGGVSSPAHSAVPSGLDSFGDVLQPRPLMSGLASPATSAPTACEAPLAASKAPASTGGGLLKGDLDATLASLAQNLDINGPKQAAARKTSGGGHQWGSPKPAGKTGGTNWTPVGGAWAGSGSPQHLFQPQPQPTVPAAPVAGAQWGPMGGTFGPTPLVPFRPQMGAQPPMMTAAAPGMFGAPAPAPSSQPAVNDPFGAL